One Nostoc sp. UHCC 0302 DNA window includes the following coding sequences:
- a CDS encoding ABC transporter substrate-binding protein has protein sequence MKITSSILPKIKRFWLLIILASAVALTVTACNPANFKTASAQVPQLVSAILSDPKTFNFPLSQESPNVFPLIYEGLITENYDTGEIEPALAESWQFSDDKLKIVFTLREGLKWSDGQPLTVDDVVFTYNDIYFNEAIPTDVRDVLRIGESRKLPSVKKIDERRVEFTVPEPFAPFLRSATGYPILPAHSLEKSVKTKDQDGKPIFLSQWGVDTPLDQIIVNGPYKLERYDTSQRVVFRRNPYYWRKDAQGNPQPYIERVVWQIVESTDTSLLQFRSGGLDTVGVSPDYFSLLKVQEKQGNFKIFNGGPTSSTSFVWFNLNKGKRNGKPLVNPVKSRWFNNVQFRQAVAYAIDRQTMINNTFRGLGTPQDSPISVQSPYYLSPKEGLKVYNYNLKKAKDLLLKAGFKYNDKNQLVDDQGNRVRFTLLTNAGNKIREAMGSQIKQDLSKIGIQVDFTPLAWNTFTDKTSNSLDWEASLMGLTGGLEPNDGANVWAPEGGLHMFNQKPQPGQPPIEGWEVAPWEAQIGKLYIQAARELDEAKRKEIYAETQQITQENLPFIYLVNPLSLSAVRNRFEGIRFSALGGAFWNIHEIKITK, from the coding sequence ATGAAAATTACTAGTAGTATCTTGCCTAAAATTAAGCGTTTTTGGTTACTAATAATCCTGGCTTCAGCAGTAGCGCTTACAGTTACCGCCTGTAACCCTGCTAACTTTAAAACCGCATCTGCTCAAGTACCACAATTAGTAAGTGCCATTCTCAGTGACCCGAAAACATTTAACTTTCCTCTGAGTCAAGAGTCTCCTAATGTTTTCCCGCTCATTTACGAAGGGTTAATCACCGAAAATTATGATACAGGTGAAATTGAGCCAGCTTTAGCAGAATCCTGGCAATTTTCTGATGATAAATTAAAAATTGTTTTTACTCTGCGCGAGGGTTTGAAATGGTCTGATGGGCAGCCACTCACTGTAGACGATGTGGTGTTTACCTACAACGACATTTACTTTAATGAAGCAATTCCCACTGATGTCAGAGATGTCTTGAGGATTGGGGAAAGTCGTAAGCTACCAAGCGTGAAAAAAATCGATGAACGTCGGGTTGAGTTTACTGTCCCAGAACCCTTTGCACCATTCCTACGTAGTGCTACTGGATATCCAATTTTACCCGCCCATAGCCTAGAAAAATCTGTAAAAACTAAAGATCAAGATGGTAAACCAATATTTCTATCACAGTGGGGCGTTGATACTCCTCTGGATCAAATTATCGTCAATGGGCCTTACAAACTAGAACGCTACGATACTAGTCAGCGTGTAGTGTTTCGGCGCAACCCTTACTACTGGCGTAAGGATGCTCAAGGGAATCCCCAGCCTTATATTGAACGGGTAGTTTGGCAAATCGTAGAGTCAACAGATACTTCTTTGCTACAATTTCGTTCTGGCGGGTTAGATACTGTGGGAGTTTCGCCAGATTACTTTTCTTTACTAAAAGTGCAAGAAAAGCAAGGTAATTTCAAAATTTTTAATGGTGGGCCAACATCGAGTACATCATTTGTTTGGTTCAATCTTAATAAAGGTAAAAGAAATGGGAAACCACTGGTCAATCCAGTAAAATCGCGTTGGTTTAATAATGTGCAATTTCGGCAGGCTGTAGCCTATGCAATTGACCGCCAAACGATGATTAACAACACTTTTCGCGGTTTAGGCACTCCACAAGATTCACCAATTTCTGTACAAAGTCCTTATTATCTTTCTCCGAAAGAAGGGTTAAAAGTTTATAATTACAATCTGAAAAAAGCCAAGGACTTGTTACTAAAAGCAGGATTTAAGTACAATGACAAAAATCAGTTAGTAGATGATCAGGGAAATCGTGTCCGCTTCACTTTGCTTACGAATGCTGGCAATAAGATTCGTGAGGCAATGGGATCGCAGATTAAACAAGACCTAAGCAAAATTGGTATTCAAGTCGATTTCACGCCGCTAGCATGGAATACTTTCACAGACAAAACTTCTAACTCCCTCGACTGGGAAGCTTCTCTGATGGGACTGACTGGCGGTTTAGAACCAAATGATGGGGCTAATGTTTGGGCGCCTGAAGGTGGATTGCATATGTTTAATCAGAAGCCCCAACCGGGACAACCACCAATTGAAGGTTGGGAAGTAGCTCCTTGGGAAGCGCAAATTGGTAAGCTTTACATTCAAGCAGCAAGGGAATTAGACGAAGCAAAGCGCAAAGAAATTTATGCCGAAACCCAACAGATTACTCAAGAAAATTTACCATTTATTTACCTAGTTAACCCTTTATCACTGTCAGCGGTACGTAATCGTTTTGAAGGTATCCGATTCTCCGCCCTTGGTGGCGCATTCTGGAATATTCATGAAATTAAAATAACGAAGTAG
- the trmD gene encoding tRNA (guanosine(37)-N1)-methyltransferase TrmD, protein MRFDIVTLFPDCFTSVLSSGLLAKALAKQIAEVHLVNPRDFTTDKHRKVDDEPYGGGVGMLMKPEPIFATVESLPILPRREVIMMSPQGETINQPLLRELATNYDQLVVICGHYEGVDERVIHLVTREVSLGDFILTGGEIPAMALINGVVRLLPGTVAKKESLTAESFEEGLLDYPQYTRPANFRGLKVPEVLLSGNHAAIAQWRYEQQIERTRDRRPDLFQKWKDGVRGRKAGEQGGRRENNK, encoded by the coding sequence GTGCGCTTTGATATAGTTACGCTTTTTCCTGACTGTTTTACTTCCGTTTTGAGTTCTGGGTTGCTGGCTAAAGCCTTAGCCAAACAGATTGCCGAAGTGCATCTGGTTAATCCACGTGACTTTACCACCGATAAGCACCGGAAAGTAGATGATGAACCTTACGGTGGCGGTGTGGGGATGCTGATGAAGCCAGAACCGATTTTTGCCACTGTAGAGTCGCTGCCGATTCTACCTCGCAGAGAGGTAATTATGATGAGTCCACAAGGTGAAACAATCAATCAACCTCTGTTACGAGAATTAGCAACAAATTACGACCAATTAGTAGTTATTTGTGGGCATTACGAAGGGGTGGATGAAAGGGTAATACATTTAGTGACTCGCGAGGTGTCTTTAGGCGATTTTATTCTGACAGGTGGAGAAATTCCGGCAATGGCTTTAATTAATGGCGTAGTGCGCCTCTTGCCAGGAACCGTAGCCAAAAAGGAATCCTTAACAGCAGAAAGTTTTGAAGAAGGTTTATTGGACTATCCTCAATACACCCGTCCAGCAAATTTTCGTGGATTGAAAGTACCTGAAGTATTACTCTCTGGAAATCACGCAGCCATCGCCCAGTGGCGCTATGAACAACAGATTGAAAGAACACGCGATCGCCGTCCCGATTTGTTTCAGAAATGGAAGGATGGGGTAAGAGGCAGGAAGGCAGGGGAGCAGGGGGGCAGACGGGAGAATAACAAATAA
- the ispF gene encoding 2-C-methyl-D-erythritol 2,4-cyclodiphosphate synthase: protein MTKIRIGNGYDIHQLVSDRSLILGGIHIPHELGLLGHSDADVLTHAIMDAMLGALSLGDIGHYFPPSDPQWAGADSLLLLTQVNQLIRQQGWLIGNIDSVVVAERPKLKPHIPKMRDKLATVLELEPNQIGIKATTNEKLGPVGREEGICAYAVALLVASD, encoded by the coding sequence ATGACTAAAATTCGTATTGGTAACGGCTACGATATTCACCAATTGGTGAGCGATCGCTCTTTGATTTTAGGAGGAATCCACATTCCTCATGAGCTGGGTTTATTAGGTCATAGTGACGCTGATGTCTTAACCCACGCAATTATGGATGCCATGCTTGGGGCTTTATCCTTGGGGGATATTGGCCATTATTTTCCTCCTAGCGATCCCCAATGGGCAGGAGCAGATAGTTTACTACTATTAACTCAAGTAAATCAATTGATTCGGCAGCAAGGTTGGCTAATAGGAAATATTGACTCGGTGGTAGTGGCAGAACGTCCAAAGTTAAAACCGCATATTCCTAAAATGCGCGACAAGCTTGCTACTGTTTTAGAATTAGAACCAAATCAAATAGGCATCAAAGCTACTACCAATGAAAAACTAGGCCCTGTAGGGCGTGAAGAAGGTATATGCGCTTATGCTGTTGCCTTATTAGTAGCTTCAGATTAA
- the tatA gene encoding twin-arginine translocase TatA/TatE family subunit has translation MFGLGWTEVGVIAIVAILIFGPKKIPELGNALGKTLRGFKEGLKTSNDDASQEQEQQ, from the coding sequence ATGTTTGGATTAGGATGGACGGAAGTGGGTGTAATTGCAATAGTCGCTATTTTGATTTTTGGGCCAAAAAAAATTCCCGAACTGGGAAATGCATTAGGCAAAACCTTGCGGGGTTTTAAGGAGGGACTGAAAACTTCCAATGATGATGCTAGTCAAGAACAAGAACAGCAATAG
- a CDS encoding cyanophycinase: MPQLKAKSLEMRTPQATKTAVLVIGGAEDKVHGRDILRTFFVRAGASKAYITIIPSASREPAIIGGRYIRIFEEMGAEKVEILDIREREQCETPQVKASLEACSGVFLTGGDQLRLCGVLADTPAMEIIRQRVRSGQLTLAGTSAGAAVMGHHMIAGGGSGESPNRSLVDMATGLGFIPEVIVDQHFHNRNRMGRLISAISAHPDRLGIGIDEDTCAVFERDGWLQVMGKGSVTIVDPTEVTHTNEPHVSANEPLTIHNLRLHILSYGDRFHLYQRTVLPAVHRISS, from the coding sequence ATGCCGCAATTAAAAGCTAAATCGCTGGAAATGAGGACACCCCAAGCAACTAAAACCGCCGTTCTGGTTATCGGAGGCGCAGAAGATAAAGTTCACGGACGCGATATTCTGCGAACTTTTTTTGTTCGTGCTGGTGCTAGTAAGGCCTATATTACAATTATTCCATCTGCTTCCCGCGAACCTGCCATCATTGGTGGGCGGTATATTCGGATCTTCGAAGAAATGGGTGCTGAAAAGGTCGAGATTTTAGACATCCGCGAACGAGAACAGTGTGAAACACCCCAAGTCAAAGCATCCTTAGAAGCCTGTAGTGGGGTATTTTTGACTGGAGGAGACCAACTGCGCCTCTGTGGTGTATTGGCAGATACGCCAGCAATGGAAATTATCCGGCAGCGGGTGAGGTCAGGACAACTTACATTAGCTGGAACCAGTGCAGGAGCAGCAGTGATGGGGCATCATATGATTGCTGGTGGTGGTAGTGGGGAGTCGCCAAATCGTTCCCTAGTAGACATGGCAACAGGTTTGGGATTTATCCCAGAAGTAATTGTTGACCAACACTTTCACAACCGGAATCGGATGGGACGACTGATTAGCGCGATCTCAGCTCATCCTGATCGCTTAGGTATTGGTATTGATGAAGATACTTGTGCTGTATTTGAACGCGATGGTTGGCTACAAGTTATGGGTAAAGGCAGCGTCACGATTGTTGATCCTACTGAGGTGACTCACACAAACGAACCCCATGTCAGTGCCAATGAACCGCTAACCATACATAATTTACGTCTACATATCCTCAGCTATGGCGATCGCTTTCACCTGTACCAGCGCACTGTATTGCCTGCTGTACACAGAATCTCCAGCTGA
- the cphA gene encoding cyanophycin synthetase codes for MRILKIQTLRGPNYWSIRRHKLIVMRLDLENLAETPSNEIPGFYEGLVEALPSLEGHYCSPGCRGGFLMRVREGTMMGHVVEHVALELQELAGMHVGFGRTRETATPGIYQVVIEFLNEEAGRYAGRAAVRLCQSIVDRGRYPKAELDQDIQDLKDFCRDASLGPSTEAIIKEAERRGIPWMPLEARFLIQLGYGMNQKRMQATMTDRTGVLGVELACDKEATKRILAAAGVPVPRGTVINFLDDLEEAVEYVGGYPIVIKPLDGNHGRGITIDIRSWEEAEAAYEAARQVSRAIIVERYYVGRDHRVLLVDGKVVAVAERVPAHVVGNGRSTISELIEETNKDPNRGDGHDNVLTKIELDRTSYQLLERQGYTLNSVLPQGVICYLRATANLSTGGIAVDRTDEIHPENLWLAQRVVKIIGLDIAGLDIVTTDISRPLREVDGVIVEVNAAPGFRMHVAPSQGIPRNVAGAVMDMLFPHEQSSRIPILSVTGTNGKTTTTRLLAHIYKQTGKVVGYTTTDGTYIGEYLVEAGDNTGPQSAHLILQDATVEVAVLETARGGILRSGLGFEAANVGVVLNVAADHLGIGDIDTIEQLANLKSVVAEAVFPDGYAVLNADDRRVAAMSEKTKANIAYFTMNPDSELVRKHIQKGGVAAVYENGYLSIVKGDWTHRIERAENIPLTMGGRAPFMIANALAASLAAFVQNVTIEQIRAGLKTFRASVSQTPGRMNLFNLGNFHALVDYAHNAASYEAVGSFVRNWTTGQRIGVVGGPGDRRDEDFVTLGKLSAQIFDYIIIKEDDDTRGRPRGSAVELITRGITQVKPDCRFESIMDETQAINKALDTAPDNSLVVILPESVNRAINLIKTRGVVKEETHQQNTGSAIADSQNGITPSSVVNTLL; via the coding sequence ATGAGAATCCTCAAGATCCAGACCTTACGCGGCCCAAATTACTGGAGCATTCGACGCCACAAACTGATCGTCATGCGCCTCGATTTAGAAAACCTTGCCGAGACGCCCTCGAATGAAATCCCCGGCTTTTATGAAGGATTAGTTGAGGCACTGCCAAGTCTGGAGGGTCACTATTGCTCCCCTGGCTGTCGTGGTGGTTTTCTGATGCGGGTGCGAGAAGGCACGATGATGGGTCATGTTGTGGAACACGTAGCTTTAGAACTACAAGAATTAGCGGGAATGCACGTAGGCTTTGGCCGTACCCGCGAAACTGCCACACCCGGAATTTACCAAGTAGTGATTGAGTTCCTGAATGAGGAAGCGGGACGCTACGCTGGACGAGCTGCTGTGCGGCTGTGCCAGAGTATCGTTGATCGAGGTCGCTATCCCAAAGCAGAACTAGATCAAGACATCCAAGACCTGAAAGACTTTTGCCGTGATGCTTCACTAGGGCCTTCTACAGAAGCAATCATTAAAGAAGCAGAAAGAAGAGGCATTCCCTGGATGCCCCTTGAGGCACGCTTTTTGATTCAGCTAGGCTACGGCATGAACCAGAAGCGGATGCAGGCAACAATGACCGATAGAACTGGCGTTTTGGGCGTAGAACTAGCCTGTGATAAAGAAGCTACTAAACGCATTCTCGCAGCCGCTGGTGTGCCAGTACCCAGAGGTACGGTGATCAACTTCTTAGACGATTTAGAAGAAGCTGTAGAATACGTAGGTGGCTATCCTATCGTCATCAAACCGTTAGATGGCAATCATGGACGGGGTATCACCATTGATATTAGAAGTTGGGAAGAAGCTGAAGCCGCTTACGAAGCAGCCAGGCAGGTTTCCCGTGCAATCATTGTCGAGCGGTATTATGTTGGGCGCGACCATAGAGTACTGCTGGTAGATGGCAAAGTAGTAGCAGTAGCTGAACGCGTACCAGCTCATGTGGTTGGCAATGGCAGATCCACAATTTCGGAATTGATTGAAGAAACCAATAAAGACCCAAATCGTGGAGATGGACATGATAACGTCCTCACCAAGATTGAACTAGACCGCACCAGCTACCAACTCTTAGAAAGGCAAGGTTACACCTTAAATAGCGTGCTACCCCAAGGCGTAATTTGTTATTTGAGGGCAACAGCAAACTTAAGTACAGGCGGTATTGCTGTAGACCGCACAGACGAAATCCACCCAGAAAACCTGTGGCTAGCACAACGGGTAGTGAAAATTATTGGTTTGGATATTGCTGGACTAGATATTGTCACCACCGATATTAGCCGCCCGCTCCGGGAAGTGGATGGGGTAATTGTCGAAGTTAACGCTGCCCCCGGCTTTAGAATGCACGTCGCTCCCAGCCAAGGCATCCCCCGCAATGTCGCTGGAGCAGTAATGGATATGCTGTTTCCCCACGAACAATCTAGCCGTATTCCTATTCTTAGCGTCACAGGTACTAATGGCAAAACCACTACTACCCGACTCTTAGCACATATATATAAGCAAACTGGTAAAGTAGTAGGTTATACCACAACCGACGGAACATACATCGGAGAATACTTAGTAGAAGCTGGAGATAATACAGGCCCTCAAAGCGCCCACCTCATCCTACAAGATGCAACAGTGGAAGTAGCAGTACTGGAAACAGCCCGTGGTGGTATTCTCCGTTCTGGATTAGGCTTTGAAGCAGCAAATGTGGGCGTAGTGTTGAACGTAGCTGCTGATCACCTCGGAATCGGTGATATAGATACGATTGAGCAGTTAGCTAACCTCAAGAGTGTAGTAGCAGAAGCTGTATTCCCAGATGGCTATGCGGTACTCAACGCCGACGATCGCCGAGTCGCTGCTATGTCAGAAAAAACTAAAGCTAATATTGCTTACTTCACTATGAACCCCGACTCGGAGTTAGTGCGAAAACACATCCAAAAGGGAGGAGTTGCAGCAGTTTATGAAAATGGCTATCTGTCAATTGTTAAAGGCGATTGGACACACCGTATAGAAAGAGCAGAAAATATCCCCTTAACAATGGGTGGACGAGCGCCGTTTATGATTGCCAACGCTTTAGCAGCAAGTCTAGCAGCGTTTGTGCAGAACGTCACAATTGAACAGATTCGTGCTGGCTTAAAGACTTTCCGCGCTTCAGTGAGTCAAACCCCAGGACGGATGAATTTATTTAATCTAGGGAACTTTCACGCCTTAGTCGACTATGCCCACAACGCAGCCAGCTACGAAGCTGTAGGTTCTTTTGTTCGCAACTGGACTACTGGACAACGGATTGGCGTAGTTGGCGGCCCTGGCGATCGCCGCGACGAAGATTTTGTCACTTTGGGTAAATTGTCAGCGCAAATCTTTGACTACATCATCATAAAAGAAGACGACGACACGCGGGGACGCCCACGAGGTTCAGCCGTGGAATTGATTACTAGAGGGATTACCCAAGTTAAGCCTGATTGCCGCTTTGAATCAATTATGGATGAAACCCAAGCAATTAACAAAGCTTTGGATACGGCTCCTGATAACAGTTTGGTGGTAATTTTGCCAGAAAGCGTCAATCGCGCTATTAACTTAATTAAGACACGTGGTGTAGTCAAGGAAGAGACACACCAACAAAATACGGGTAGTGCGATCGCCGATTCCCAAAATGGGATTACACCTTCTTCAGTTGTTAATACCTTGCTGTAG